A region of Ochotona princeps isolate mOchPri1 chromosome 2, mOchPri1.hap1, whole genome shotgun sequence DNA encodes the following proteins:
- the SYPL2 gene encoding synaptophysin-like protein 2 isoform X1, with amino-acid sequence MSSTESPGRAADKSPRQQVDRLLEGIRWRRLEEPLGFIKVLQWLFAIFAFGSCGSYSGETGAMVRCNNEAKDVSSIIVLFGYPFRLNRIEYEMPLCDEDSSSKTMHLMGDFSAPAEFFVTLGIFSFFYTMAALVLYLRFHKLYTENKRFPLVDFCVTVSFTFFWLVAAAAWGKGLTDVKGATRPSSLTAAMSVCHGEEAVCSAGATPSMGLANISVLFGFINFFLWAGNCWFVFKETPWHGQGQDQSQGPSQESAAEQGAVEKQ; translated from the exons ATGTCCTCGACGGAGAGCCCCGGCCGCGCGGCAGACAAGTCTCCGCGCCAGCAG GTGGATCGCCTGCTTGAGGGAATACGCTGGCGGCGGCTGGAGGAGCCGCTAGGCTTCATCAAAGTTCTCCAGTGG CTCTTTGCTATTTTCGCCTTTGGGTCCTGCGGTTCCTACAGCGGCGAGACGGGGGCAATGGTTCGCTGCAACAATGAAGCCAAGGATGTGAGCTCCATCATCGTTTTATTCGGCTATCCCTTCAG GTTGAACCGGATTGAGTATGAGATGCCGCTCTGTGACGAAGACTCCTCCTCCAAGACCATGCACCTCATGGGGGACTTCTCTGCTCCCGCTGAGTTCTTTGTGACCCTCGGCATCTTTTCCTTCTTCTATACCATGGCTGCCCTCGTTCTCTACCTGCGCTTCCACAAGCTCTACACAGAGAACAAACGGTTCCCGCTGGTG GACTTCTGTGTGACTGTCTCCTTCACCTTCTTCTGGCTGGTAGCTGCAGCGGCCTGGGGCAAAGGCCTGACCGACGTCAAGGGGGCCACACGGCCATCCAGCCTGACGGCAGCCATGTCTGTGTGCCATGGCGAGGAAGCAGTGTGCAGTGCCGGGGCCACACCCTCCATGGGACTGGCCAACATCTCTGTG CTCTTCGGCTTCATCAACTTCTTCCTGTGGGCTGGAAACTGTTGGTTTGTGTTCAAGGAGACCCCGTGGCATGGGCAGGGCCAGGACCAGAGTCAGGGGCCCAGCCAGGAGAGCGCAGCTGAGCAGGGAGCCGTGGAGAAGCAGTAA
- the SYPL2 gene encoding synaptophysin-like protein 2 isoform X2 — MGFTCLASLKLFAIFAFGSCGSYSGETGAMVRCNNEAKDVSSIIVLFGYPFRLNRIEYEMPLCDEDSSSKTMHLMGDFSAPAEFFVTLGIFSFFYTMAALVLYLRFHKLYTENKRFPLVDFCVTVSFTFFWLVAAAAWGKGLTDVKGATRPSSLTAAMSVCHGEEAVCSAGATPSMGLANISVLFGFINFFLWAGNCWFVFKETPWHGQGQDQSQGPSQESAAEQGAVEKQ, encoded by the exons ATGGGTTTCACTTGCCTGGCATCTCTGAAG CTCTTTGCTATTTTCGCCTTTGGGTCCTGCGGTTCCTACAGCGGCGAGACGGGGGCAATGGTTCGCTGCAACAATGAAGCCAAGGATGTGAGCTCCATCATCGTTTTATTCGGCTATCCCTTCAG GTTGAACCGGATTGAGTATGAGATGCCGCTCTGTGACGAAGACTCCTCCTCCAAGACCATGCACCTCATGGGGGACTTCTCTGCTCCCGCTGAGTTCTTTGTGACCCTCGGCATCTTTTCCTTCTTCTATACCATGGCTGCCCTCGTTCTCTACCTGCGCTTCCACAAGCTCTACACAGAGAACAAACGGTTCCCGCTGGTG GACTTCTGTGTGACTGTCTCCTTCACCTTCTTCTGGCTGGTAGCTGCAGCGGCCTGGGGCAAAGGCCTGACCGACGTCAAGGGGGCCACACGGCCATCCAGCCTGACGGCAGCCATGTCTGTGTGCCATGGCGAGGAAGCAGTGTGCAGTGCCGGGGCCACACCCTCCATGGGACTGGCCAACATCTCTGTG CTCTTCGGCTTCATCAACTTCTTCCTGTGGGCTGGAAACTGTTGGTTTGTGTTCAAGGAGACCCCGTGGCATGGGCAGGGCCAGGACCAGAGTCAGGGGCCCAGCCAGGAGAGCGCAGCTGAGCAGGGAGCCGTGGAGAAGCAGTAA